In the Drosophila virilis strain 15010-1051.87 chromosome 4, Dvir_AGI_RSII-ME, whole genome shotgun sequence genome, CACCGAGATGGGCAGCAGCAGGGTAAATGCGGTCAACAACACGGCGCTAATCatgtgcaaaaacaaataaccgGCCAGCAAGGCACCCGCCAGGATGTACCACTTTTGCTGAGCATTCTGTTGGGCCAGGATTTGATTGCCGCCAGTGAGCCGGCTGGCTATGAAATTCGTTTTCGACTTGCTGCTGAAGAACTGCCAAATGATGGCAATGATCAGGGCCTGTACTAGCAAGCCGCTTATGATTTTCGTCGGATTGAAGGCAATCATAATCACATAGATGGCCAGAAAGACAAGAAAATAGTTGGTTTGATAGTACAGCAAGTTCTTGACCACACGATTGCCCCACTTGTCAAAGTCCTTCAGATTGGGCAGCTGAAAGCGCGCCGAGCCCAGCACAAAGTCATCCAGAGTGCGCAGAGGCGGCAGCTGCAAATTGCCAGAGAGCGCTGCGGCCGCATCGCCAACTGAAGAGGTTGTTGGTGCCGACATCGCTTTGGGgtatttgctgttgttcaGCTCTTGGGCGAGTTTCTGGTAGTTCACTTGACGTAGTCCACGCTTGATTTGCTGCAACTCCTCTAGGTCAAACAGCTGAGACGCCAGCTGCCTTAACTTAGGCCGCAAGCCAAAACTACTCGATGCTCGGCCTGCTTTGGGCAGAAGATGTGCACGCTCGTCGTTATTATGCCAAATGTAATCTTCCTCGGAATCACTGCAGTTGCTGTTTTGTGTGTCCAGCGTAAATCTTGGCAATTTCGCAACACTTCACGCGTTATTTGAGTGTGTGGCTTTTtagcaaatacaacaaatatctTTAACAAGTTGACTCATGAGATTCCCTCACGTGAGTCACCCTGTGCTCAATATTGCCTGCATGTCAGCGTATCGATGCTTTGCAAAACAAATTCGGATCGATGCTGGTATCGATTCTCAacttaatgtttatttataaacttgCCActaattcaaattatttggattaaaacaaaagaatttcatttattatttagcaaTTTTTTTCAGAATCTTCGTAAACTTCTGCTCGCTTACGAAATTTGAggtttattaaaattataattattattaatcaaATTGCATCAACTTGTTCTTCAGCCATCTATAAATTGCTTATCGTTTTCACAGTATTTGCATTATTTGTAAATCAATAAAGTTCTACCAAAACTAGTTTAGACACTTTCTGTATTTTGTCATGATGTCTtcatttctatttaatttgtaaaattaaattattcaaacGTAAGTACAGCTAAAGCAACACATGTGTATGAAAAAcctaatgaaaaaaaaaaaattggaaattgTTTCGAAAAGAATTTTGGGGGTGAATCGGTGTTCGGGGCACCGTTAGACGAAGGTGAACATAAACATTGTTaaacaattatgtttatattcgTGATTAAATTAGGAATATGTGTAAAGTGTTTAACCTCCTATATCCCGCCCAATTTTTCTGGGACGTGAGGACTACGACTACTTCAAACTTGGTTCAAGTTTTTTGGTAATGCGTTTTTAGCTGGTAACACAATGATTTTAGTTATCGTtcttttgcttgctttttgttgttgttatttgttgttgtttttagtgtttttttttggtgtcaGAGGTCGGTTACGCTTCCAGGTCATTGACGAAGAGCACCTCACGATTCTTGAGGCCGACCTCCTTAAGTGTCTTGTTGACGATATCATTGACGGCGCACTCGGCGGCGTCTATGGCCGCCTTGGAATAGAGTACACGCTTGGGGAAATTCGTTGTTATTTCGAATTCATCCGGCGATGCGGGATGGCAGAAGAGGAAATGATAAACGTCCTGAAAATAATGAGATTATCTATAAGATTTTGCGTTGATTAGGACTGGAATTGTGCAATTACCAAAATGGAATCTGTTTGCTGGAAGCGTCGTTCCAGACGCGTTCCGCTGGGCAGCTTAAATACAACGGCGATGGCATCGATTGCATCGGCTGGTGGCTCGGGGGGCACCAGATTGGCCAGCTCTATCTTTTGCCTGGCAATCTCTTCTTTGCGCAGCTCAACATCGCGACGAGCACGTTCCTCGGCCTCCAGCACTTGGCGAGCGGCGTCCCGTTCCCGTTGACGCTGGCGCTCCTTCTCCTCGTCAGCCAGCAGACTCTGCTCATAGGCTTCATCCTGCTGGCGGCGCAGCGTCTGTGTGAAATTGCGCTCCAAGCGATCGGCACGCGCCTGACTGAGCCACACTTCGTTGACAGCTATCACCGCCTGCAGACGACGCTGCAGCTCTTCGGGCGTACAATCACCCTCGAACCGGCCCACAACCATCATACGATTGGCTCGCAGGCTAATCATCACCATCAGCGGATAGGTGCGCACCGTAATGCTTTGCATGACACGATAGCCCTCCGGCGTGGACACGTCACATCCCCAAAGCAGCGTATGGGTGTTAATATAGTCGATGATTGAGCGTGAGGATAACGTGTCGCGGCAAAACGACTCCACATCCGGATTTTGGGTTGGATCCTTATGCAGATAGACAAGCAAAAAGCGTAGCTCCTGCTTGGCATCGTTCAGAGCTTGGGCATATGTGCCCTGATAGAATACCGGATGCTCCGGATAACGTTCATAATACTCGCGTATGAACTTCATCACATCGGCCAGCGGATCCGTAATGATGCGCGGCTCGTTGCCGCCGCCAATGTTAATAAATGCACGGACAATGCCCGACAGAGTCGAGTAAAAGTATTGGAACACAAAATTGATCACGTAGCCGAGCATGCCCGTAAAGGTGCGCGGCATTGGCCCAATGCTGGGCACCCGGCTCACCGTTCGGCCGCCGGGCATATTCGCTGAGAAGACCTGTTGCAGGAAACGATCATTGATAACAGCCGGAGCGCGCACATCTGTCGAGGCTGTTAGCATGGTGGGCCGACCCTCGCGTATGTTCATCTGCTCCTGAAAAGCCACCTGCAGCAACAAAGTTCACCAATAGtgttaattaattgcattcaCAGCGAATCGATGCACATCTACCTCGAGATCCCATTGATGACGTATGAGCACATCACGACAGACGTTCATGTCCTCGATGCCAGTCAAGTCCTGAAATTGCAGCACTTTGTCCGTTTGTTCATTTGTCAGACCCTCCGCCTCCATTTTGCAGCaggtgttgttgtcgtcgttttAGTtgtgttgtagttgttgttgttgctgttgttgctgttgttgtagttgttggtTTATTAGTGTATGCGTCTTTTCTGCGTGTCTATTGCTGCTTTGTGGCGCGATTGTGCCTTTGGTTTTGGCCTTTGTCCGCTGCTGTTGGCAAAACGGATGCGCAATTTCTATAATTTATAGTggcaaatttattatttgcacGGCCAAGACTCACTAAATAAACTGAACGAACGGAACCCCTAATTGTCGTTCATCTAACATATG is a window encoding:
- the Jwa gene encoding PRA1 family protein 3, with the protein product MSAPTTSSVGDAAAALSGNLQLPPLRTLDDFVLGSARFQLPNLKDFDKWGNRVVKNLLYYQTNYFLVFLAIYVIMIAFNPTKIISGLLVQALIIAIIWQFFSSKSKTNFIASRLTGGNQILAQQNAQQKWYILAGALLAGYLFLHMISAVLLTAFTLLLPISVTFIHASLRLRNIKNKLANTIESFGPSTPMGAFLDALNVRADGVLN
- the Faf2 gene encoding FAS-associated factor 2; the encoded protein is MEAEGLTNEQTDKVLQFQDLTGIEDMNVCRDVLIRHQWDLEVAFQEQMNIREGRPTMLTASTDVRAPAVINDRFLQQVFSANMPGGRTVSRVPSIGPMPRTFTGMLGYVINFVFQYFYSTLSGIVRAFINIGGGNEPRIITDPLADVMKFIREYYERYPEHPVFYQGTYAQALNDAKQELRFLLVYLHKDPTQNPDVESFCRDTLSSRSIIDYINTHTLLWGCDVSTPEGYRVMQSITVRTYPLMVMISLRANRMMVVGRFEGDCTPEELQRRLQAVIAVNEVWLSQARADRLERNFTQTLRRQQDEAYEQSLLADEEKERQRQRERDAARQVLEAEERARRDVELRKEEIARQKIELANLVPPEPPADAIDAIAVVFKLPSGTRLERRFQQTDSILDVYHFLFCHPASPDEFEITTNFPKRVLYSKAAIDAAECAVNDIVNKTLKEVGLKNREVLFVNDLEA